One Nitrospinaceae bacterium genomic window carries:
- a CDS encoding Gfo/Idh/MocA family oxidoreductase: MSKLEKNSIGLAIVGCGRVGAIRGRCAREYPGTEWIGLCDIDEKKGKKLAEDLDADFFTTDYRKLLKRPEVNASVLATDEEWHARTLFASIEGGHKILVEKPLATNLVESAKVIADAEAAGAEILVGYTQRFRRRWLTAREHIRLGRLGDITTASTRAFVNQMVGITRLAGNEDRSLLSPMVISGTHALDASLFMLGDTKKPVEVISRAVTRTMAGVGTQDATFNIFTFDDGSIWSMDCSWGMPVNWPASTYSLTVGFIGTEGALTIDDTHADMVMATAEPLPSHRGDGRHVNFLGSYPAGDMSDGDFWGPMRDESNSWLAHIYTGVKTPHATGAEGQRNLMLTMACDLAAKRKKPVELPMAPEDIHAELTA, from the coding sequence ATGAGTAAACTGGAAAAAAATTCGATTGGTCTCGCTATTGTTGGTTGTGGAAGAGTAGGCGCTATTCGCGGCAGGTGCGCCAGGGAGTATCCCGGAACCGAGTGGATAGGTCTTTGCGATATAGACGAGAAAAAAGGAAAGAAACTCGCCGAGGATCTGGATGCCGATTTTTTCACGACGGATTACCGGAAATTATTGAAGCGCCCGGAAGTCAACGCATCTGTTCTCGCCACGGACGAGGAATGGCATGCCCGCACACTTTTCGCCTCAATTGAGGGTGGGCACAAGATTCTGGTTGAGAAGCCTCTGGCAACGAACCTTGTCGAATCGGCCAAGGTGATTGCGGACGCAGAGGCAGCGGGCGCGGAGATTTTGGTGGGCTACACCCAGCGTTTTCGCCGTCGTTGGCTAACGGCGCGCGAGCATATTCGCCTGGGTCGCCTTGGTGATATCACCACTGCCTCGACACGGGCTTTCGTCAACCAGATGGTTGGAATCACGCGCCTTGCCGGGAACGAGGACCGCTCGCTGCTCAGCCCGATGGTCATCTCGGGCACCCACGCACTCGATGCCTCGCTGTTCATGCTCGGCGACACGAAAAAACCGGTCGAGGTCATCTCGCGCGCAGTGACGAGAACGATGGCGGGGGTAGGCACTCAGGACGCTACCTTCAACATTTTTACCTTTGATGACGGAAGCATCTGGAGCATGGATTGCAGCTGGGGAATGCCGGTCAATTGGCCTGCCTCAACCTACTCGCTCACGGTGGGCTTTATCGGGACCGAGGGGGCGCTGACTATTGACGACACCCACGCCGATATGGTCATGGCCACGGCGGAACCCCTTCCCTCGCATCGGGGCGATGGGCGCCATGTTAATTTTCTCGGGAGTTACCCGGCGGGCGATATGTCGGATGGCGATTTTTGGGGTCCGATGCGCGATGAGTCAAACTCCTGGTTGGCCCATATCTACACCGGCGTGAAAACGCCGCACGCAACTGGGGCCGAGGGCCAGCGTAATCTCATGCTCACCATGGCCTGTGATTTGGCGGCCAAGCGTAAAAAACCGGTTGAACTGCCCATGGCGCCAGAGGATATCCACGCAGAGCTGACCGCCTAG